A genomic stretch from Cydia amplana chromosome 1, ilCydAmpl1.1, whole genome shotgun sequence includes:
- the LOC134653844 gene encoding radial spoke head 1 homolog, which produces MSEQKGEKGEDEDTIGIYVGQRNQDGERHGEGWAVLPNGDFYTGCYCRGQRNGKGLYVFKNGARYEGEWRRAMKYGVGTITYPDGSRYEGDWRNDQKQGFGAYYYPNGDIYEGAWFKGKRHGLGTYLFNEYQVKFMGTWVEGRMEGPGQILYPRVRFHGSWYKGVPRGPGCFVFDTNCMQHGFYLLIKDPALEELGEGEEEKEEKVDKEEPMGEEEEMEVDETKGKIVVWRARNVTAYMAEFLPPEPVPLPVHDSVPSLTDESVGTDVLRFEPPPVYPEHEGDDGDSWLLHRKEFLEEAQPKE; this is translated from the exons ATGTCGGAACAAAAAGGTGAGAAGGGTGAAGATGAGGACACTATTGga ATATACGTAGGCCAACGTAACCAAGATGGCGAACGGCACGGCGAGGGCTGGGCCGTGCTGCCCAACGGCGACTTCTACACGGGCTGCTACTGCCGCGGCCAGCGCAACGGCAAGGGCCTGTACGTGTTCAAGAACGGAGCGCGGTACGAAG GCGAATGGCGTCGAGCGATGAAATACGGCGTCGGTACAATAACGTACCCCGACGGATCGCGGTACGAGGGCGACTGGCGGAACGATCAGAAGCAAGGTTTCGGCGCTTACTACTATCCCAACGGAGATATATACGAGGGCGCGTGGTTCAAAGGGAAGCGCCACGGGCTCGGCACCTACTTGTTCAACGAATACCAAGTCAAATTCATGGGCACCTGGGTCGAGGGCCGGATGGAGGGACCTGGGCAGATCTTGTACCCTCGCGTACGCTTCCACGGCTCCTGGTACAAGGGCGTACCCAGAGGCCCGGGCTGCTTCGTGTTCGACACCAACTGTATGCAGCACGGGTTCTATTTGCTGATAAAGGATCCGGCGCTGGAAGAGTTGGGTGAAGGCGAGGAGGAAAAGGAGGAGAAAGTGGATAAAGAAGAGCCGATGGGGGAAGAGGAAGAGATggaagttgacgaaacgaaag GCAAAATAGTGGTGTGGCGGGCTCGCAACGTGACGGCCTACATGGCGGAGTTCCTGCCTCCGGAGCCGGTGCCGCTGCCCGTGCACGACTCCGTCCCGTCGCTGACCGACGAGAGCGTGGGGACGGACGTGCTGCGCTTCGAGCCGCCGCCCGTGTACCCGGAGCACGAGGGCGACGACGGAGACTCATGGCTACTGCACCGCAAGGAGTTCCTCGAGGAGGCGCAGCCCAAGGAATAG